From a region of the Saccharomyces cerevisiae S288C chromosome IX, complete sequence genome:
- the RPB3 gene encoding DNA-directed RNA polymerase II core subunit RPB3 (RNA polymerase II third largest subunit B44; part of central core; similar to prokaryotic alpha subunit): protein MSEEGPQVKIREASKDNVDFILSNVDLAMANSLRRVMIAEIPTLAIDSVEVETNTTVLADEFIAHRLGLIPLQSMDIEQLEYSRDCFCEDHCDKCSVVLTLQAFGESESTTNVYSKDLVIVSNLMGRNIGHPIIQDKEGNGVLICKLRKGQELKLTCVAKKGIAKEHAKWGPAAAIEFEYDPWNKLKHTDYWYEQDSAKEWPQSKNCEYEDPPNEGDPFDYKAQADTFYMNVESVGSIPVDQVVVRGIDTLQKKVASILLALTQMDQDKVNFASGDNNTASNMLGSNEDVMMTGAEQDPYSNASQMGNTGSGGYDNAW, encoded by the coding sequence atgagtGAAGAAGGTCCTCAAGTTAAAATAAGAGAAGCTAGTAAAGATAACGTCGACTTTATACTATCCAATGTGGATTTGGCTATGGCCAATTCTCTCCGTAGAGTCATGATAGCAGAGATTCCCACTTTAGCCATTGATTCAGTCGAAGTCGAAACAAATACTACGGTTTTGGCCGATGAATTTATTGCACACAGATTAGGTTTAATACCTCTACAAAGTATGGATATCGAACAACTAGAATACAGTCGTGATTGTTTTTGTGAGGACCACTGTGATAAGTGTTCAGTGGTGTTAACATTGCAAGCGTTCGGCGAAAGCGAAAGTACTACAAACGTCTACAGCAAGGACTTGGTAATTGTGTCTAATCTCATGGGCCGTAATATTGGGCATCCTATTATACAAGATAAAGAAGGTAACGGTGTTCTTATTTGTAAATTGAGAAAAGGTCAAGAATTGAAACTGACATGCGTTGCGAAAAAGGGTATAGCCAAAGAGCACGCCAAGTGGGGTCCAGCAGCAGCCATAGAGTTCGAGTATGATCCTTGGAATAAGCTCAAACATACCGATTACTGGTATGAACAGGATTCTGCCAAAGAATGGCCTCAGTCTAAAAATTGTGAATACGAAGATCCTCCAAACGAAGGTGACCCCTTCGATTATAAGGCTCAGGCAGATACATTTTATATGAATGTAGAATCTGTGGGGTCTATTCCCGTTGATCAAGTTGTCGTCAGAGGTATCGATACATTACAGAAAAAGGTTGCCTCAATATTGTTAGCTCTGACACAGATGGATCAAGACAAAGTTAATTTTGCATCGGGTGATAACAACACCGCTTCAAATATGCTGGGAAGTAACGAAGACGTAATGATGACGGGCGCTGAGCAAGATCCTTACTCCAATGCATCTCAAATGGGTAATACTGGATCAGGAGGGTATGATAATGCTTGGTAG
- the TIM44 gene encoding protein translocase subunit TIM44 (Essential component of the TIM23 complex; tethers the import motor and regulatory factors (PAM complex) to the translocation channel (Tim23p-Tim17p core complex); TIM23 complex is short for the translocase of the inner mitochondrial membrane) produces the protein MHRSTFIRTSGTSSRTLTARYRSQYTGLLVARVLFSTSTTRAQGGNPRSPLQIFRDTFKKEWEKSQELQENIKTLQDASGKLGESEAYKKAREAYLKAQRGSTIVGKTLKKTGETMEHIATKAWESELGKNTRKAAAATAKKLDESFEPVRQTKIYKEVSEVIDDGESSRYGGFITKEQRRLKRERDLASGKRHRAVKSNEDAGTAVVATNIESKESFGKKVEDFKEKTVVGRSIQSLKNKLWDESENPLIVVMRKITNKVGGFFAETESSRVYSQFKLMDPTFSNESFTRHLREYIVPEILEAYVKGDVKVLKKWFSEAPFNVYAAQQKIFKEQDVYADGRILDIRGVEIVSAKLLAPQDIPVLVVGCRAQEINLYRKKKTGEIAAGDEANILMSSYAMVFTRDPEQIDDDETEGWKILEFVRGGSRQFT, from the coding sequence ATGCACAGATCCACTTTTATCAGGACGTCCGGCACGAGCTCTAGGACACTAACCGCAAGGTACAGATCGCAGTACACAGGATTACTCGTTGCCCGAGTATTATTCTCCACCTCTACGACCCGTGCGCAAGGTGGAAACCCTCGATCACCACTCCAGATTTTCCGCGATACATTCAAGAAGGAATGGGAGAAGTCTCAGGAACTGCAGGAGAACATAAAGACGCTGCAAGATGCTTCGGGAAAGTTAGGCGAGTCTGAGGCCTACAAAAAGGCTAGGGAAGCATATTTGAAAGCTCAGAGAGGCTCCACAATTGTGGGTAAAACTCTGAAAAAGACCGGTGAGACCATGGAACATATAGCCACTAAGGCCTGGGAGTCCGAACTCGGTAAGAACACAAGAAAGGCGGCTGCCGCCACGGCGAAGAAGCTGGATGAGAGTTTTGAGCCAGTGAGACAGACGAAGATTTACAAGGAAGTCTCAGAAGTCATTGACGATGGGGAGAGTTCCCGATACGGTGGGTTTATCACGAAAGAGCAAAGGAGACTTAAACGTGAGAGAGACCTGGCCTCTGGGAAAAGACACAGGGCAGTAAAGAGCAATGAAGATGCAGGAACAGCAGTGGTTGCGACAAATATCGAGTCTAAAGAATCGTTTGGTAAGAAAGTGGAGGATTTCAAGGAGAAAACCGTGGTTGGCCGTTCTATACAATCTTTAAAGAACAAATTGTGGgatgaaagtgaaaacCCCTTAATTGTTGTCATGAGGAAAATAACCAACAAAGTGGGCGGTTTCTTTGCAGAAACAGAATCCTCCCGTGTTTACAGTCAATTTAAGCTAATGGACCCAACCTTTTCGAACGAAAGCTTCACCAGACACTTAAGAGAATACATTGTTCCCGAGATTCTCGAAGCGTATGTGAAAGGCGATGTCAAAGTTCTCAAAAAATGGTTCAGCGAGGCGCCATTCAATGTTTACGCCGCCCAACAGaaaatcttcaaagaaCAGGATGTTTACGCCGATGGCCGTATCCTAGATATCAGGGGCGTTGAAATAGTGAGTGCAAAGTTATTGGCTCCCCAAGACATCCCAGTCTTGGTGGTCGGGTGTAGAGCACAAGAAATCAACCTTTacaggaaaaagaaaactggcGAGATTGCGGCTGGTGACGAAGCTAATATCTTGATGAGCTCTTATGCCATGGTTTTCACCAGAGACCCAGAGCAAATCGACGATGACGAAACAGAAGGGTGGAAGATCTTGGAGTTTGTGCGCGGGGGTTCTAGACAATTCACCTGA
- the YKE4 gene encoding Zn(2+) transporter YKE4 (Zinc transporter; localizes to the ER; null mutant is sensitive to calcofluor white, leads to zinc accumulation in cytosol; ortholog of the mouse KE4 and member of the ZIP (ZRT, IRT-like Protein) family), with protein sequence MKASHICSYLLSIAPLVVSHGVHHNRDHGHEANHESKQSFLILKQESIFYSLVCFLQNHLFVLGPRYNAIVAILIIQLMPCLFVLFVPGLRKNDRASLTLSLLVSFSLGTLLGDILLHVIPESLSGVTDVTMVGGAIFLGFISFLTLDKTMRILSGTSNDDGSIHSHSHSHTPQQTAEKKAGFNMSAYLNVISGIAHHITDGIALATSFYSSTQVGIMTSIAVTFHEIPHELGDFAILLSSGFTFPQAIRAQAVTAFGAVVGTSIGCWMNEIGNNSHKATSSSANASELMLPFTAGGLIYIATTSVVPQILHSSAPDSKLREFKKWALQLVFIFVGFAVMALMDEH encoded by the coding sequence ATGAAGGCGTCGCACATTTGCTCTTATTTGCTAAGCATTGCACCCCTAGTGGTGTCCCATGGAGTACATCATAATCGAGATCATGGCCACGAGGCAAACCATGAGTCCAAGCAAAgtttcttgattttgaagCAAGAATCCATTTTTTACTCTCTAGTTTGCTTTCTGCAGAACCACCTCTTTGTCCTGGGACCCCGTTACAATGCGATTGTGGCTATCCTAATCATACAACTTATGCCGTGTCTTTTCGTACTGTTTGTTCCTGGACTGCGCAAGAACGATCGTGCCAGCTTGACACTGTCCTTACTAGTTTCCTTTTCTCTAGGAACACTCCTGGGTGATATTTTATTACACGTGATACCTGAAAGTCTCAGCGGCGTAACTGATGTCACAATGGTTGGAGGAGCCATATTTCTGGGGTTTATAAGCTTCTTGACTCTGGATAAAACGATGCGTATTCTGTCAGGGACGTCCAACGATGACGGCAGCATACATTCTCATTCTCATAGTCATACTCCACAACAAACTGCAGAGAAGAAAGCGGGCTTTAACATGTCTGCGTATCTGAATGTCATATCCGGCATTGCTCATCACATCACGGATGGCATAGCGCTGGCTACGTCATTCTATAGTTCCACACAAGTTGGCATAATGACCAGCATAGCTGTCACTTTCCATGAGATCCCTCATGAGCTAGGTGACTTCGCCATTCTGCTTTCCAGTGGGTTTACGTTCCCACAAGCGATAAGAGCCCAAGCGGTGACAGCTTTCGGCGCCGTCGTTGGAACGTCCATTGGCTGCTGGATGAACGAAATCGGGAACAACAGCCATAAAGCAACGTCTTCATCCGCGAACGCATCTGAACTTATGCTGCCGTTCACGGCGGGCGGCCTCATATACATAGCCACTACTAGCGTTGTACCGCAGATCTTACATAGCTCCGCACCCGATAGCAAGCTTCGAGAGTTTAAGAAGTGGGCCTTGCAGCTAgtcttcatttttgtaGGATTTGCCGTTATGGCGCTCATGGATGAGCATTGA
- the ATG45 gene encoding Atg45p (Autophagy receptor for glycogen; cytosolic receptor for glycogen that mediates glycophagy, the autophagy of glycogen; induced during prolonged nitrogen starvation and highly expressed during sporulation, both glycophagy-inducing conditions; expression directly regulated by Ume6p, a metabolic and meiotic transcriptional regulator; contains a glycogen-binding domain (GBD) and an Atg8 family-interacting motif (AIM) proposed to facilitate sequestration of glycogen by autophagic isolation membranes), producing the protein MSNFLLVIPEDVIKGCSKADKLVVTGEFDNWRHSDYVLQYDGSTQNYRVQIPRRKGQRSTMFKVVINDKKWVTLNYFDTVTDKSGYTNNILHFKDNEASQLMDIPLSPHTRSNTAKGKPEDDSLNDYVNLSSHSDLSSTEEIVCWNSDMEDENMDATIQCDFHQAFNSRKESLNGLMCIAKKVKTYWNK; encoded by the coding sequence ATGTCCAATTTTTTACTTGTGATCCCTGAAGACGTGATCAAGGGCTGCTCCAAGGCAGATAAACTAGTTGTTACAGGAGAATTCGATAACTGGAGACATTCCGATTATGTTCTGCAGTATGACGGCAGCACACAGAACTACAGGGTGCAAATTCCCAGAAGAAAGGGCCAACGTAGCACCATGTTCAAAGTGGTGATAAACGACAAAAAATGGGTCACTCTCAACTACTTCGACACTGTCACAGACAAGTCAGGTTACACCAACAATATTCTCCACTTTAAGGACAATGAGGCCAGTCAACTCATGGATATACCTCTATCACCACATACACGGTCCAACACCGCAAAAGGGAAACCGGAAGACGACTCTTTAAATGATTATGTCAACTTGTCGTCACATAGTGACCTAAGCAGCACAGAGGAGATAGTGTGCTGGAATTCTGATATGGAGGACGAAAACATGGATGCAACCATCCAGTGTGATTTCCATCAGGCGTTCAATAGCAGGAAAGAGTCTCTAAATGGGCTAATGTGCATTGCCAAGAAAGTCAAGACGTACTGGAACAAATAg